From the genome of Triticum dicoccoides isolate Atlit2015 ecotype Zavitan unplaced genomic scaffold, WEW_v2.0 scaffold183021, whole genome shotgun sequence, one region includes:
- the LOC119344738 gene encoding protein ALP1-like — TLSSCMVDPRGFESVYKMRRSTFSYVCSLVRVSFFESMMAREHTFVDGRVLSLQDGVAVALRMLNSGETSVALGSSVGVNESTVSLVTQRFIEAIRERALRHLDWPYYFQAMEKIKCRFDKIHGLPNCCGVVHRAYFKIGSPNLDHEENTDTLMQAVVDPDMRFTNIWFGASSSMNQSSLLHDSWLFKSYEKGTLLDGSKLKLSDGSDVGDYIIGDAGYPLRPWLLTPYRLEDDISDSKVDFNKRHSAATAMALRALERLKDTWKCLQGEGWHPNNQNDLRWTINTYCRLHNIMIDMEEDGAAMLSNQEENCIEQ; from the coding sequence GTTACGTCTGCAGCTTGGTGAGGGTGTCATTTTTTGAAAGTATGATGGCAAGGGAGCACACCTTTgttgatgggagagtgttgtctttaCAAGATGGAGTAGCCGTCGCTCTGAGGATGCTGAACTCTGGTGAAACATCGGTTGCCTTAGGGTCCTCTGTTGGTGTGAACGAGTCAACTGTCTCGCTGGTAACTCAGAGGTTTATTGAGGCTATTCGGGAGCGAGCGCTGCGCCATTTGGACTGGCCATACTATTTCCAAGCAATGGAGAAGATCAAGTGCAGGTTTGACAAGATCCACGGCTTGCCAAACTGTTGCGGTGTTGTACATAGAGCTTACTTTAAAATTGGATCACCAAACCTTGACCATGAGGAGAACACTGACACACTAATGCAAGCCGTCGTTGATCCAGATATGAGGTTcacaaatatttggtttggagcatCAAGTAGCATGAACCAGTCAAGTCTTTTGCACGACTCTTGGCTCTTCAAGTCCTACGAGAAAGGTACTTTGCTTGATGGTAGCAAGCTGAAGCTATCAGATGGCTCAGACGTTGGAGACTACATCATTGGTGATGCAGGATACCCTCTTCGTCCATGGCTCCTCACACCTTACCGATTGGAGGATGACATCTCAGACTCAAAAGTGGACTTCAACAAGAGACACTCTGCAGCTACAGCCATGGCGTTGAGGGCACTGGAAAGGTTGAAAGACACATGGAAGTGTCTACAGGGAGAAGGCTGGCATCCGAATAATCAAAATGATTTGCGGTGGACAATCAACACGTATTGTAGGTTACATAACATAATGATAGACATGGAGGAGGACGGTGCAGCCATGCTGAGCAATCAGGAGGAGAATTGCATCGAGCAA